The nucleotide window AAGGGGTCAGTGAAACAACCAACAAGCAACTCGAGAcgtaaaatatcaaaatacttAAACAAACAGAGACTTACATCCCAATTAATTATAGTTCAAatggtatatttttttatatttatttaatttttttatctttgataaaaaataGAGACTCATGTGAAAGGAAAATGActttaaataagttttttttttctttatatggTAAATTTATTTGGAAAAGATAAAGAGATAATAAGTTCTTatttattgtaaaataaataaataaataaataaggaagatgtaacaaatataaaagtataaataaaaacACTAATAGTTACCAATACTATTATACTACtataaagataatatattagtagtttataaaaaaagaaagtaaagaaatacTTTGTATAAGAAGGAAAGAGAGAGGAAGTATTTGCTTTATTGCTTGTGTCTTGTGTGTGTAAAAAGTATCTGACGATGTTTGGTATTTATACATGTAAAGTGATGCTATTTTCAACCTTTGTTTATTACTTTTTGTATTGTAAATAGATTCATTCAATCTTGAGAATGAAATCTACCGTGGTCATCCATctttatcacaacactcccccttagatgaccatttaggattattgcctcgttaaaactttactaaagaaaaacccagtaggaaaaaaccttagtgaaagaaaagagtacaatatcctttgtgatggggactgcctcattaaaaaccttgtcaagaaaaaacCCAATGGGAgaaaacctgaccaaggaaaaaagagtacagtctccccctcttgtcgacatcatttaatgtctcgaaatcggcgcatcccaatctcatgtaccaatctttcaaaggagaattttgggagtgactttgtgaataaatctgccaaattgtcacttgagcggatctgttggcTGTTgcacatcaattgtcccttgattttgaagatcatgagtgaagaagaatttgggagagatatgctttgttctatcacttttgatatatccgcctttaagttgagcaatgcatgttttattatcttcaaacaggacaattggagctatcttatgatcaattagtccacatgatgacaggatatattggatcaaactcctgagccaaaaacactcgcgacttgcttcatgaatcgctagtatttcagcatgattagaggaggttactgctatcgtctgtttcgtgggtctccatgatatagctgtaccaccatatgtgaacaagtatcctatttgagatctccctttgtgtggatcagacaagtatccggcatctgcatagccaactagttgtgacttggatctgtagggataaaacaatcccatatcaaccgttccataaagatatcgaaagatttgcttgattccactccaatgtcttctggttagagaggaactataccttgctagtaaattcactgcgaatgatatgtcaggttgcgtattattagcaagatacattagcgctccaatggcactaagatatggtacttcaagaCCAAgaatatcttcattctcttctttaggacggCATTGATCCTtctccacatccaaagatcttacgaacATTGGGATACTTAATAGATGTGACTTATctatataaaatctcttcaagatcctttctgtgtatgttgtttgatgaataaagatcccattttttatatgctcgatctgcaggccgagacaaaatttagtccttccaagatctttcatttcaaactcttcttttagagtttttataattgttggaatttCTTCAGGAGTtctaatgatatttaaatcatcaacctACACGGCAATTATAATAAATCCAGATgcagttttctttatgaaaacacacgggcatatatcatcattcttgaaaccGTTTTtagccagatactcagtaagacgattataccacattcgtccatattgctttagaccatataaagatctttgcaatttgactgagtataacccttgcgaatattcattgtatggtttagatatctttagtccttcagggactttcatatagatatcacgatctaatgagccgtataagtaggctattaccacatccattaaatgtatatgcaatttatgatatgcagataaactgaccaaataacgcaatgttatcccatccactacaggggaatacgtttcttcataatctatactgggcctttgtgaaaaaccttgtaccacaagtcgggctttgtagcgcacaacttcatttttctcatttcgttttctcacaaatacccatcggtgtctaacaggttttacatctgcaggtgtacggactacaggtccaaatatttcacgttttgcaagtgagtctaactcagcATTCATgacttcttttcattttggccaatcatccctttgtcgacattcttcgactgatcttggctcaagatccttactttcatgtatgatatttaatgccacattatatgcaaatatttcattgacaattgtcttatttcggtcccctttttctcctgtaaagacataatttatcgagatctcgtcattttcacaattttcaggtacctaaacgtcttctggcgttaaaactatatcagaattttggacaactgcaagtgtctctactatgtctttttcaacaggaatattatttacctcttttctctttcgaatatttttgtctttggaaccgacaggcctggcacgcttctggcgtgtatttgcttcGGTGGTAATTTGTccaactgggacatcaatttgaattggggcattttccgctggtatataagatttagttatcctctttgtatcgaaaAATGCATCAAGCAATtgatttgctattctttgcaaatgtataatcttttgaacttctagttcacatttccctgatcgaggatctaaatgcatcaacgatgacacattccaattaagttccttttcaggaagcttattctctccccctaatgttgaaaattttgattcatcaaaatgacaatccgcaaacttggctttaaatacatctccagttggTATCtaaagatacctcactatagagggagaatcgtatccaacatatattctcaattttctttggggtcccattttggtgcgattaggtggtgcaataggaacatatatcgcacacccaaatattcttaaatgtgaaacatttggctgctggccaaaagctaattgcatagaaGAGAACTGATGATAActtgttggcctcaaacgaataagtgctgcggcatgtaaaacagcatgcccccaaaccaaggttgggagatttgttttCATAAGTAAGGAtttagcaattaattggaggcgtttaataagtgattctgctaacccattttgtgtgtgaacataagctactggatgttcaacacttattccattagccatataataagcatcaaaagcatgggaagtaaattcaccagcattatcaagacgaattgctttgattggatttcctgaaaattgtgcttttaatcgaataatttgagccagtaaccTCGCAAATGCCAGGTTACGAGaggataataagcacacatgtgaccatttCGAAGATGTGTCTatcaggaccataaaatatctaaaagatccacatggtagatgaataggtccacatatatcaccttgaatcctttctaggaattagGACTCAAACCCAATCTTTACTAGTGATgaccttaaaattaactttccctgagaacatgcagcacaacaaaattcactagttttaagaatcctctagttctttagtgaatgttcataggagttttcaataattctcctcatcatggttgttcccggatgacccaatcggtcgtgccaagttatgaattcatttgggctagtaaacttctggtttacagtagcatgtgattcaattgcactaatcttagTATAATACAACCCATATGAAAGATagggtaatttttttaatataactttcttatttgaatcaagagttgtgatacataagtactcgtgattttcctcattcatagtctcaatatgatatccatttcggcgaatatctttaaagctcaacaagtttcttcgagacttggtagacaacagtgcattatttattatgaatttttgttCCTccgggaaacaaaattatagctcttccggagccttcaatcacattgcctgagacaataatagtattaacacattcttcttttggcaccagatgggtaaaatatatatcacttttgagaatagtgtgcgaacttgcactatccgcaaggcatacatcttcattatatatccttgtcattctcttcaaagacaaataataataaaatgagtagtatacacagttaaattgaatacttgatcagaattattttttctaaaaaatactgtacataaaaataatgtcatatactaaaattttattttaaaacatgacacatttaataatttcaaaattcataaacattaatatttcattttttatatacatcatatttgaaacttaaatacatagaaaataaaacttaacaataagttctttacattatttatttacatgaatgcttaacaatctcacatattaaactattccatcattgatcaaatgaccaatattttcttcaggatcctcaaagaaatcagatacagcataatgagtggtggaattttcagcatcatttgaaacgaAATTCAACTCTTTTCCCTTGtcgtcctttttcaaagatgcctggtaaagatcgactaggtgccttggggtacgacaggtacgtgaccaatggccctttccaccacaacggaaacacttatcctctgttgatttattctgtccgatatttctttctttatcccacttctggtgagatcctctctttttaatataattcctttttcttccataatttttcttgttattaaaaccTTGTCATTTACCTATTCTGGGGTAATTTGCcacatttacttcaggaaatggggtgGCGCCAGCAGGACGCGCTTTGTGATTCTTTAAAAACAACTCATTGTtacgttcagcaacaagaaggcaagaaattaactcagaatattttttaaaccatttttctcgatactgctactgcaggagcacattcgagacaTAGAAAGTTGAGAAAGTTTTTtccaacatatcatgatcagtcttttccccacataatttcattcgtgaggtgattcgaaacattgcagaattatattcatttatggatttaaaatcctgCAGACGCAAGTGCGTTCACTCATATCGgacttgaggaagtatcaccgtttttttatgattatacctttcttcaacgtctttccaaagatctgcaggatcttttaatgtgagatattcatttttcaatccttcgtcaagatgacgacgaagaaaaatcatgactttggctttatccttctgaaatgcattattttcagccttaatggtatctccaagatccattgaatcaagatggatttcagcatctaatatccatgataaataattgtttccagatatatcaagagcattgaatttaagatgagagagtttcgacataatgaaaatttgttacctgagtcttcctaaaaatttgattagagtgtcgtgctgataacgtgttgtaaaataactaaataaataaataagaaagaggtaacaaaatataaaagtataaataaaaacacaattattaatAGTTACCAATACTATTATACTACtataaagataatatattaataatatattagtaatttataaagaaagaaagtaaagaaatgCTTTGTATAAGAAGGAAAGAGAGAGGAAGCATTTGCTTTATTGCTTGTGTGTGTGTAAAAAGCATCTGAAAATGTTTGGTATTTATACATGTAAAGTGATGTTACTTTCAACCTTTATTTATTGCTTTTTGTATTGTAAATAGATTCATTCAATCTTGAGAATGAAATCCAGGTGGTCATCGATCTTTATCACaacattattttaataaatatactaaaagtttaaatttcaatatttataaaaaaaattgaataaataatattaagatgtgttcttaaaataaaaacacgAATTAATCAAACATGATTTCAATGTAAGAATTTCTCTTTAAATGGTAAAATGTTAACGGTGGTCACTAGGTACGCTACTTGTAATTCTGAGCATCTGCAACTTTCGCCTCATACTCTGACAGTGAGAAAACACAATGTTTCAGCCGTCTCCAACCCGGTTCAGGAACCCAAACTCGCTGAGTCACTCTCCCCGGGTCAGTTCCGAGTCGACATCCTCTCTGAATCGCTCCCTTTCATTCAGAAGTTCCGGGGAAAAACCATCGTCGTCAAGTATGGCGGTGCCGCCATGAAGTCACCGGCGCTGCAGGCATCCGTGATCAACGACCTCGTACTTCTCTCCTGTGTCGGCCTCCGCCCCGTCATGGTCCACGGCGGCGGGCCGGAGATCAACCACTGGCTCAGCCGACTCAACATCCAGGCCGTGTTCCGCGACGGACTCCGCGTCACCGACGGCGACACCATGGAGATCGTGTCCATGGTGCTCGTCGGAAAGGTAAACAAGACGCTGGTTTCACTCATCAACAAGGCCGGCGCCACCGCCATCGGCCTTTCCGGCATGGACGGCCGCCTCATAACCGCCTGCCCCAGCCCCAAGGCGGCGGACCTGGGGTTCGTCGGAGAAGTGGAGCAGGTGGATCCGTCGGTGCTTCGGCCACTGATTGCGAGTGGGTACATCCCGGTGGTGACGTCAGTTGCGGCCGACAAATACGGTCAGCCGTACAACATCAATGCTGATACAGTGGCGGGAGAATTAGCAGCGGCGCTGGAGGCGGAGAAACTGATTCTGCTAACTGATGTAGCTGGGATATTGGAGAATAAGGATGATCCAAAGAGCTTGGTGAAGGAGATTGATATAAAGAGAGTGAAGAAAATGATGGATAATGGGAAAATTGGTGGTGGAATGATTCCCAAGGTGAATTGCTGCGTGCGATCGCTAGCTCAAGGGGTGAGGACTGCCAGTATTATCGACGGCCGCGTCCCGCATTCTTTGCTGTTGGAGATTTTG belongs to Arachis duranensis cultivar V14167 chromosome 8, aradu.V14167.gnm2.J7QH, whole genome shotgun sequence and includes:
- the LOC107462966 gene encoding acetylglutamate kinase, chloroplastic; protein product: MLTVVTRYATCNSEHLQLSPHTLTVRKHNVSAVSNPVQEPKLAESLSPGQFRVDILSESLPFIQKFRGKTIVVKYGGAAMKSPALQASVINDLVLLSCVGLRPVMVHGGGPEINHWLSRLNIQAVFRDGLRVTDGDTMEIVSMVLVGKVNKTLVSLINKAGATAIGLSGMDGRLITACPSPKAADLGFVGEVEQVDPSVLRPLIASGYIPVVTSVAADKYGQPYNINADTVAGELAAALEAEKLILLTDVAGILENKDDPKSLVKEIDIKRVKKMMDNGKIGGGMIPKVNCCVRSLAQGVRTASIIDGRVPHSLLLEILTDEGAGTMITG